From a region of the Candidatus Bathyarchaeota archaeon genome:
- a CDS encoding Ni/Fe hydrogenase subunit alpha: MTETPRQITITPTTRIEGHGKVTILLDKFGNVSDAHFHATEIRGFEQFLRGMESDRLPFIISRICGVCSTAHIMASVKAIEDAYQAEIPETAQKIRELLLMAQVITNHSLVFFFLTLPDFWFKEEENPQKRNIFQIMREDPEIGKKALDLKMFGTRLLTTVGGRHIHIVSVIPGGVIRPLTESQRIQLLKEAKNNVALAQEALALGKNLFQEKWDEFRRVAVTKTNYMGLTKNGNLNFYEGKVRVKDAEGKTVAEFLPKDYIDYVDEKALEWTYAKFAYLKKQGWPQGIVKVSSTARMNIIDNVNTPLARQEFLEFKKTYGTPAHETLLFDYARLIELLHACEKAQELLEDKTITKPKLRVTLSTREAAGVGLVEAPRGTLLHRYSLDKDGRLKDIRLIIPTQVNNAAINVSVKSAAEKFIKRAEIKPGLLNKIEMVIRAYDPCIKCASRTVESGSWLRVEVRDSCGELLKVL; this comes from the coding sequence ATGACCGAAACACCGCGGCAGATAACGATTACACCTACGACGCGTATTGAAGGCCATGGCAAGGTCACTATCTTGCTTGACAAGTTTGGCAACGTGTCTGACGCCCATTTTCACGCCACCGAGATTAGAGGTTTTGAACAATTTCTACGAGGGATGGAATCCGACCGTTTACCCTTTATAATCTCGCGAATTTGCGGGGTTTGCTCCACAGCCCACATCATGGCATCTGTCAAAGCCATAGAAGACGCCTATCAAGCCGAAATTCCTGAAACCGCCCAAAAAATTCGAGAACTGCTGTTAATGGCTCAAGTGATAACAAACCATTCCCTCGTCTTTTTTTTCCTAACACTCCCCGACTTCTGGTTCAAAGAGGAAGAAAACCCACAGAAGAGAAACATTTTTCAAATCATGCGGGAAGACCCGGAAATCGGCAAGAAAGCGTTAGATCTCAAGATGTTCGGCACTCGCCTTCTCACAACTGTAGGCGGCAGACACATTCACATAGTCTCAGTTATCCCCGGAGGTGTCATCCGACCCCTCACTGAAAGTCAAAGAATCCAACTGCTCAAAGAAGCTAAAAACAACGTGGCATTGGCGCAAGAAGCCTTAGCCTTGGGAAAAAACTTGTTTCAAGAGAAATGGGACGAGTTTAGACGAGTTGCAGTCACAAAAACCAATTACATGGGTCTCACCAAGAACGGAAATCTTAACTTTTACGAAGGAAAAGTCCGCGTGAAGGATGCTGAGGGAAAAACTGTCGCTGAGTTTCTGCCGAAGGATTACATAGATTATGTGGATGAAAAAGCATTAGAGTGGACGTATGCAAAGTTTGCCTATCTAAAGAAGCAAGGATGGCCGCAAGGCATAGTAAAAGTCAGCTCCACCGCGAGAATGAACATTATCGACAACGTTAACACTCCTCTTGCAAGACAAGAATTTCTTGAATTCAAGAAAACATACGGAACGCCAGCGCATGAAACCTTGCTGTTCGACTATGCTAGACTAATTGAGCTACTTCACGCCTGTGAAAAAGCGCAAGAGCTACTTGAGGACAAGACTATTACGAAGCCTAAGTTGAGGGTGACGCTTTCAACCAGAGAAGCAGCTGGAGTTGGTTTAGTCGAAGCCCCAAGAGGTACACTTTTGCATCGTTACTCCTTAGACAAAGATGGAAGATTGAAGGACATACGCCTCATTATTCCCACACAAGTCAATAACGCAGCTATTAACGTGAGTGTAAAGAGCGCCGCAGAGAAGTTTATCAAAAGGGCTGAGATAAAGCCAGGGCTTCTTAACAAGATTGAGATGGTTATTAGGGCTTATGATCCTTGTATAAAATGTGCCTCCAGAACTGTTGAGAGTGGCAGTTGGCTGCGGGTTGAAGTTAGGGACAGTTGCGGTGAGCTTTTGAAGGTTTTGTAG
- a CDS encoding ferredoxin family protein, with amino-acid sequence MKVYIDYNRCKGDGLCVDLCPVDVFEIKIISQQPRKTKTIVINDEICILCRICEINCPNQAIKITQ; translated from the coding sequence TTGAAGGTTTACATAGACTATAATAGATGTAAAGGTGACGGTTTATGCGTCGACCTTTGCCCCGTTGATGTTTTCGAAATCAAAATCATATCGCAACAACCTAGAAAAACCAAAACAATTGTAATTAACGATGAAATATGCATCCTCTGCAGAATCTGCGAAATCAACTGTCCTAACCAAGCAATAAAAATCACGCAGTAA
- a CDS encoding ferritin-like domain-containing protein produces the protein MSKGEMIEFFKDQIKLEHRIVEAVTNSLKNVRNPIVKQVLRAIAFDSQKHAGIYNAAISITTVTPALTDKEYMELEEITARHIADEEKAIAALDKIMSKIKDKKVKFLLESVASDERKHHELLHKIMDLVIKKEAITEEDWWDILWKNVPFHGAPGG, from the coding sequence ATGTCAAAAGGTGAAATGATAGAATTCTTCAAAGACCAGATAAAATTGGAACACCGCATCGTTGAGGCAGTCACGAACAGCCTTAAAAACGTGAGAAACCCTATAGTGAAACAAGTTTTACGTGCAATAGCTTTCGATTCTCAAAAACACGCAGGAATCTACAACGCAGCCATATCCATCACCACAGTCACCCCGGCACTAACGGACAAAGAATATATGGAACTCGAAGAAATAACTGCTAGACACATTGCGGACGAAGAAAAAGCCATCGCCGCCTTAGACAAAATTATGTCAAAAATAAAAGACAAGAAAGTCAAGTTCCTATTAGAATCTGTAGCCTCCGACGAAAGAAAACATCACGAACTTCTCCACAAAATCATGGATCTAGTCATCAAAAAAGAAGCCATAACTGAAGAAGACTGGTGGGACATCCTTTGGAAAAACGTTCCATTCCACGGTGCCCCAGGTGGGTAA
- a CDS encoding undecaprenyl-diphosphate phosphatase, with product MASITETVILGIIQGLTEWLPVSSSGHLAVAKEFFGWKPPIIFYVLLHVGTLFVIVAFFRKDIMEILKALARRDFKSEEGKLGAFVVVGSIPTAVISYVFQDLFESFFDNLFVVGVALLTTGFLLFVSERRGDDRTLSYLDSLLMGIAQGVAIIPGVSRSGSTISTGLLRRVERETVFKFSFLLSIPAVLGATIAKSGDLDLLISGVDVIAVAVGIIASMVVGYLSLKVLLKIVIKQKFHWFAFYCWTAGALVLVSQIL from the coding sequence ATGGCTTCAATTACCGAAACGGTGATTCTCGGCATAATCCAAGGCTTGACAGAATGGCTGCCCGTGTCCAGCTCAGGACACTTAGCCGTAGCAAAAGAATTTTTCGGTTGGAAGCCGCCTATAATTTTTTATGTTCTCCTTCACGTGGGCACTCTCTTTGTAATTGTAGCTTTTTTTCGAAAAGACATTATGGAAATCTTGAAGGCACTGGCTAGACGGGATTTCAAGTCGGAAGAGGGAAAACTCGGCGCTTTTGTCGTTGTCGGCAGTATACCTACAGCGGTCATTAGCTACGTTTTTCAAGACCTTTTCGAATCTTTTTTTGACAACTTATTTGTCGTGGGTGTAGCTCTTTTGACAACTGGATTTTTGCTTTTCGTTTCAGAAAGAAGAGGAGACGATAGAACCCTAAGTTATCTGGACTCGCTGCTTATGGGCATAGCGCAAGGCGTCGCCATAATTCCCGGCGTTTCAAGAAGCGGATCCACAATTTCTACTGGGCTACTACGTAGAGTGGAGAGAGAAACAGTTTTCAAATTCTCTTTTTTGTTGTCAATCCCAGCAGTCTTAGGCGCCACTATCGCGAAGTCGGGGGATTTGGATTTGCTAATTAGCGGCGTGGACGTAATTGCAGTGGCTGTAGGTATTATAGCATCAATGGTTGTAGGCTATTTGTCACTTAAAGTTTTGCTGAAAATAGTTATAAAACAGAAGTTTCACTGGTTTGCATTTTACTGCTGGACAGCAGGCGCTCTAGTCCTAGTTTCACAGATACTTTAG
- a CDS encoding archease has translation MSERKKFRFLEHRADAYIAAYGKTLEEAFENAALATFETMTQTNKITPKHEETVEVEGYDQKALLYNWLETLLVKFDTAQTLYSKFTIDKIQKTGKGYKLKAAMQGEKYNPKKHPQKIGVKAVTYHRMEIKKTPNKTTVKFILDI, from the coding sequence TTGTCAGAAAGGAAAAAATTCAGGTTTCTCGAACACCGAGCAGACGCATACATCGCGGCGTACGGCAAAACCTTAGAAGAAGCCTTTGAAAATGCCGCCCTAGCAACCTTCGAAACAATGACCCAAACAAACAAAATAACACCAAAACATGAAGAAACAGTAGAAGTTGAAGGCTACGACCAAAAAGCACTACTCTACAACTGGCTAGAAACACTCCTAGTAAAATTCGACACAGCACAAACCCTCTACTCCAAATTCACGATAGACAAAATCCAAAAAACAGGCAAAGGCTACAAACTAAAAGCTGCAATGCAAGGCGAAAAATACAATCCCAAAAAACACCCACAAAAAATCGGAGTCAAAGCTGTAACATACCATCGAATGGAAATCAAGAAAACGCCCAACAAGACCACGGTAAAGTTCATCCTCGACATCTAA
- a CDS encoding M42 family metallopeptidase — protein sequence MTLVNALEKLSNACGVTGREDEVKELLKPMLKPYVDEVKEDKMGNVVGVKKGRKKNAPKVMLAAHMDEIGLIIKNITKNGFLQFAKLGGIDDRILVAQRVLVHTEKGRKSGVIGSKPPHIMKAEERKKAIEAESLFIDVGAGSKKDAQKIGVKVGDVVSFDTKFAQINRDLVIGKAFDDRIGCCLMAEVLKQLKNVDCTAFAVGTVQEEVGFRGATVSAFGIYPDLALAFDVTVAGDVPGVKEVESSIKMKKGPVIGVMDAGLITHPKVLSLLVSAAEKIKVPYQLETGLAGSTDAARIALTREGVPCGVLSIPTRYIHSPTSMLSLGDVKNATKLAVAAIKEAHKNF from the coding sequence GTGACGCTTGTAAACGCTTTGGAGAAGCTTTCTAATGCTTGCGGGGTTACGGGTAGAGAAGACGAAGTTAAAGAATTGCTGAAGCCTATGCTTAAGCCTTACGTGGACGAGGTTAAGGAGGATAAAATGGGCAACGTGGTTGGTGTAAAGAAGGGAAGGAAGAAGAACGCGCCGAAGGTGATGCTTGCTGCTCATATGGATGAAATTGGATTGATAATCAAAAACATAACCAAAAATGGTTTTCTGCAGTTTGCAAAACTTGGCGGGATTGATGATCGTATTCTTGTAGCGCAGCGGGTCTTAGTTCACACCGAAAAAGGCAGAAAATCGGGTGTTATTGGTTCTAAGCCGCCACACATAATGAAGGCTGAGGAAAGGAAGAAGGCTATCGAAGCTGAGAGTCTTTTCATTGATGTGGGTGCTGGCAGTAAGAAAGATGCTCAGAAGATTGGTGTAAAAGTTGGTGACGTTGTAAGCTTCGACACAAAATTCGCACAGATAAACAGAGACCTTGTTATCGGGAAAGCCTTTGACGATCGTATAGGATGCTGTCTCATGGCTGAGGTTTTGAAGCAGCTCAAGAACGTTGATTGTACTGCTTTTGCTGTTGGTACGGTGCAGGAAGAGGTAGGTTTTCGAGGCGCAACTGTGTCTGCTTTTGGGATTTATCCTGATTTGGCTTTGGCTTTCGATGTTACGGTAGCAGGTGATGTTCCTGGCGTGAAGGAGGTTGAGTCTTCGATAAAGATGAAGAAAGGTCCTGTAATTGGTGTGATGGATGCTGGTTTGATTACGCACCCGAAGGTGTTGTCGCTGCTGGTCAGTGCTGCAGAGAAGATTAAGGTTCCATACCAGCTGGAAACGGGGTTGGCGGGATCTACGGATGCTGCGCGGATAGCTCTCACTCGGGAAGGGGTGCCTTGTGGAGTTTTGTCGATTCCCACTCGCTACATTCACAGTCCAACTTCTATGCTTTCACTAGGCGACGTAAAAAACGCAACAAAACTGGCGGTTGCTGCAATCAAAGAAGCCCACAAAAACTTCTAA
- a CDS encoding ATP-grasp domain-containing protein yields MKETSTQNILVIGIDAAALVASAKRAGYNVFAVDYFGDQDLKQTCKDNLSIVTQKTGKSCGRLATNFSPTKLLSLAKKLRTMYQMDAALLASGLEDSPQVLIRLNELIPIIGNPPRTIEKVRDKAKFFHELKKLAIHHPETSVAKNLEEGKRAAKDIGYPVIIKPLPSLGGVGIRKVNDRSELDLVFQQTISSSKEVLIQEFVSGMNMSVSFLSSKGETEVLTLNEQLLGIQEVGQREPFGYCGNIVPASVSGIVTDACIDVAKKIVPHFSLAGSNGIDFVISKDGVPYVVEVNPRFQGTFECVERVLGINLVNAHMKACIEEKLLFHNEEKLTNCCVRLILYARQRSIAPNLSSLEKVRDIPLPRVVIEESEPLCSIIVEEKTRSSALKKSRMLTERVYGMVKPKLQ; encoded by the coding sequence TTGAAGGAAACTAGCACTCAAAACATCTTAGTGATAGGCATCGACGCCGCCGCACTAGTCGCCTCAGCAAAGAGGGCAGGGTACAACGTTTTTGCCGTAGACTATTTTGGAGACCAAGACCTCAAACAAACATGCAAAGACAACTTGTCAATTGTGACACAAAAAACTGGAAAATCTTGCGGACGCCTCGCGACAAATTTCTCTCCAACCAAACTACTAAGTCTAGCAAAGAAACTCCGCACAATGTATCAAATGGATGCTGCTTTGTTGGCTTCAGGCTTAGAAGACTCTCCACAGGTTTTAATACGGCTCAACGAACTAATTCCCATTATTGGAAATCCTCCCCGAACAATCGAAAAAGTGCGCGACAAAGCAAAATTTTTTCACGAACTCAAAAAACTCGCCATACACCATCCAGAAACAAGTGTGGCAAAAAACCTCGAAGAAGGGAAGCGGGCGGCCAAAGACATCGGCTACCCTGTCATAATAAAGCCTTTGCCCAGTCTTGGGGGTGTCGGGATTAGAAAGGTAAACGATAGAAGCGAGTTAGACTTGGTTTTTCAGCAAACTATTTCGTCTTCTAAAGAAGTTTTGATTCAAGAGTTTGTGTCTGGTATGAACATGAGTGTATCGTTTCTCTCGTCTAAAGGAGAGACTGAGGTTTTAACTTTAAACGAGCAACTCTTAGGAATTCAAGAAGTTGGTCAAAGAGAGCCTTTTGGCTACTGCGGAAATATCGTTCCTGCCTCAGTGAGTGGTATAGTTACGGATGCATGTATAGATGTGGCGAAAAAAATTGTGCCGCACTTTAGTCTTGCCGGGTCGAATGGCATAGATTTCGTGATTTCAAAAGATGGCGTCCCCTATGTTGTTGAAGTGAACCCCCGTTTTCAAGGAACCTTTGAATGTGTTGAACGTGTTCTCGGAATAAATCTAGTCAATGCCCACATGAAAGCATGTATTGAAGAAAAACTCTTGTTTCACAACGAAGAAAAGCTGACGAACTGTTGTGTTAGACTAATCCTATACGCTCGTCAACGTTCAATAGCCCCCAATCTCAGTAGCCTTGAAAAAGTCAGAGATATACCCCTTCCCAGAGTCGTCATAGAAGAAAGCGAACCACTCTGCTCTATTATAGTCGAAGAAAAAACGAGAAGCTCTGCTTTAAAAAAATCGAGAATGCTGACTGAGCGTGTCTATGGAATGGTAAAGCCAAAGCTTCAATGA
- a CDS encoding histone deacetylase family protein, which produces MYVVYHERYEEVYTSDPAASPGRIECIKSELEDSFQFVEPTLVSESDLRLVHSQSHIDWVKQRGLLYEIAVLAVGGALKASKLAMRGEPAFGLIRPPGHHASPDSCWGFCYFNNVAIAVEKLRREGVVKKALIVDIDLHYGDGTANFFASVPEVVYHHVGSVDRESFLSDLECFFASQKDSGIVAVSAGFDRHELDWGGLLRTEDYATIGKTAREYADEKCGGRVFAVLEGGYNHSVLGKNVKALLLGLE; this is translated from the coding sequence ATGTATGTTGTTTATCATGAACGATACGAAGAAGTTTACACGTCAGACCCCGCAGCCTCACCTGGCAGAATCGAATGTATTAAAAGCGAGCTAGAAGACAGCTTTCAATTTGTTGAACCAACACTCGTTAGCGAATCGGATTTGCGGCTGGTACATTCGCAAAGCCACATTGACTGGGTGAAACAGCGTGGCTTGCTCTATGAAATTGCTGTCTTAGCCGTTGGAGGAGCATTGAAAGCTTCTAAACTTGCCATGCGAGGAGAGCCAGCTTTTGGTTTAATTAGGCCTCCGGGGCATCATGCAAGTCCAGACTCCTGCTGGGGATTCTGCTATTTCAATAATGTTGCAATTGCGGTTGAAAAGCTTAGGAGAGAAGGTGTTGTTAAGAAGGCTTTGATCGTGGATATTGACTTGCACTATGGAGATGGTACAGCCAACTTTTTTGCGTCGGTGCCTGAAGTTGTGTATCATCATGTTGGGAGTGTTGATAGGGAAAGTTTTTTGAGTGATTTGGAATGTTTCTTTGCGTCTCAGAAAGACAGTGGCATAGTTGCTGTTTCTGCTGGTTTCGACAGGCATGAGCTTGATTGGGGTGGTCTGCTGAGAACTGAAGATTATGCAACAATTGGAAAAACTGCTAGGGAATATGCCGACGAAAAGTGCGGTGGGAGAGTGTTTGCTGTTTTGGAAGGCGGCTACAACCATAGCGTTCTTGGGAAAAACGTTAAAGCTTTACTTTTGGGTTTGGAATAG
- a CDS encoding CorA family divalent cation transporter encodes MIWVYTVTESNELQARDASSLQELQSLSKEVDWLWIDFMEPDDKELEVVAGLLEAAKIVSDFKERKVFPRPERIDDYLLFSVPLAVYESRLEAFSIYVFVKEKMFLTLRSRHFSKSVKNSLKTFEDCVGKVCAGVTNSSFILSRLFHEISNENLDVVIALRENIDKIEERTLAKPWDKGISRSVFGIKREISALERILWAQRELILSIREGVVLEIKTSERIVATLSHAVNNISRELSLLDSDNNALDSILRLQDLGMIHKVERNLIYLTLMALIVSALLILLEIDIINLLSR; translated from the coding sequence ATGATATGGGTGTATACCGTCACAGAATCGAATGAATTACAAGCCAGGGATGCTAGCTCTCTACAAGAACTACAGAGCCTCAGTAAAGAGGTTGATTGGCTTTGGATAGATTTTATGGAACCTGACGACAAAGAGCTTGAGGTAGTTGCTGGATTGCTCGAAGCAGCTAAAATAGTAAGTGACTTTAAAGAGCGAAAGGTTTTTCCGCGACCTGAAAGAATTGATGATTATCTTCTGTTTTCTGTTCCTCTAGCTGTGTATGAGAGCAGACTAGAGGCTTTTTCCATTTACGTTTTTGTAAAAGAGAAAATGTTTCTAACTTTGAGGAGTAGGCATTTTTCCAAGTCCGTTAAGAATTCGCTGAAAACTTTTGAAGATTGTGTTGGGAAAGTTTGTGCGGGAGTTACTAATTCGTCTTTTATTCTAAGTAGACTGTTCCATGAAATAAGTAATGAAAATCTGGATGTGGTGATAGCGCTAAGAGAGAACATTGACAAGATAGAAGAGAGGACGCTTGCAAAACCATGGGACAAAGGAATTAGTCGTTCGGTTTTTGGAATAAAGAGAGAGATTTCCGCTCTTGAAAGAATTTTATGGGCTCAAAGAGAGTTAATTCTTAGCATAAGAGAAGGTGTAGTACTAGAGATTAAGACTTCTGAAAGAATTGTGGCAACTCTAAGTCACGCAGTCAACAACATTTCGCGTGAGCTTTCTCTTCTCGACTCTGATAATAACGCTTTAGACAGCATCCTCAGACTGCAAGATCTAGGCATGATACATAAAGTTGAAAGAAATCTGATTTACCTTACTTTAATGGCTCTAATTGTGAGTGCCCTTTTGATCCTCTTAGAGATTGATATAATCAACCTCCTATCAAGGTGA
- a CDS encoding cation:proton antiporter translates to MEYALLLIAVTYAVSLGFGILLEKYLKMPWMFAALFFGMILSSFNLFELTLKDEPFQLFATLGMLFLLFMIGFNLDIKRMKRFEKEIFKGSILIVGFEACTVGSLLYFGFPAEVSNSPLVAIITALSFATVGEAILLPILAKYGIIKTTFGQLTLGIGTIDDILEVLTLLLIPFLPVFLPISQIQGFPDPTLVLLDLAGISILTLVSIKFGVKIRNILRKNWNFEFLRPLLILLVFFSFVVLGGFVFESLAAISAIFGGLVARSLLPKEKLRADERAVNFLGYIFLSPLFFLSVGANVSVTSILVYPLLIALIWFVAKGSKLLASYLLFHQLLGTKCSLLLGLGLSVRFSTSLIVTYVLLNSGLISLALYSALIATAIFMKPVILGILSWALSKGKPP, encoded by the coding sequence ATGGAATATGCTCTACTTTTGATTGCCGTAACTTATGCCGTCTCGCTGGGTTTTGGTATTCTGTTAGAGAAATATTTGAAAATGCCTTGGATGTTTGCTGCTTTGTTCTTCGGTATGATTCTTTCTTCGTTCAACCTCTTCGAATTAACCCTTAAAGACGAGCCGTTTCAATTATTCGCCACATTGGGAATGCTCTTCCTCCTCTTCATGATAGGCTTCAATTTAGACATTAAAAGAATGAAGAGGTTCGAAAAGGAAATTTTCAAAGGCTCTATTCTCATAGTAGGGTTTGAAGCCTGCACCGTCGGGTCACTACTTTATTTCGGCTTTCCAGCAGAGGTAAGCAACTCACCACTGGTTGCTATCATCACGGCTCTTTCCTTTGCAACCGTTGGAGAAGCAATTCTTCTACCCATTCTAGCCAAGTATGGAATAATCAAAACAACTTTTGGTCAACTAACTCTTGGAATAGGGACCATAGATGACATCTTAGAAGTATTGACCCTTTTACTAATTCCGTTTTTGCCCGTATTTCTACCAATATCTCAAATCCAAGGTTTTCCAGACCCTACGTTAGTTTTATTGGACTTAGCTGGCATATCGATACTTACATTAGTTTCAATAAAATTTGGAGTGAAAATAAGGAATATTCTTAGAAAGAATTGGAATTTTGAATTTCTTCGACCCCTTTTGATCTTGCTTGTGTTCTTTTCGTTTGTCGTGTTAGGCGGGTTTGTCTTTGAAAGTTTAGCAGCTATTAGCGCAATTTTTGGCGGCTTAGTTGCAAGGTCGCTATTGCCTAAGGAAAAGCTGCGTGCAGATGAAAGAGCTGTTAATTTCTTGGGTTACATTTTTCTTTCGCCACTTTTTTTCCTCAGCGTGGGAGCAAATGTCTCTGTAACCTCAATTCTTGTTTATCCACTGTTGATTGCACTCATATGGTTTGTCGCAAAAGGCTCAAAGCTCTTAGCATCTTATCTGCTTTTCCACCAACTGCTTGGAACAAAATGCTCGTTACTGCTAGGTTTAGGGCTTAGTGTACGGTTCAGCACAAGTCTAATTGTAACATATGTTTTACTTAATTCTGGACTCATTTCACTGGCGTTATACTCAGCACTCATTGCAACCGCTATATTCATGAAGCCAGTAATATTAGGTATACTCTCTTGGGCTTTGTCTAAAGGAAAACCTCCATAG
- a CDS encoding stage II sporulation protein M has product MFFKYSLLHLYAPIINSVGFSHPLTFTIITAHNTFSLTYLLLAVAIAYPVFHKKSWLIPVAVTAVWIMISINIITTLNIPVTTAIATVLPHGWLEFTAIAYWTNAIRKATQNDNPPKTIDTPTFRDYLKVLTQPKQFVTLVKTDVQVSFETTKLSFKTLCKNLKKAYITTLILIATAALIETYITPNIMFLVSNL; this is encoded by the coding sequence TTGTTCTTCAAATATAGCTTACTTCATTTATATGCGCCAATAATCAATAGTGTGGGTTTTTCGCATCCCCTCACGTTCACCATAATCACAGCTCACAACACGTTCAGCCTGACCTATCTGCTCTTAGCCGTAGCTATCGCTTACCCCGTATTCCACAAAAAATCGTGGCTCATACCTGTTGCAGTAACAGCTGTGTGGATAATGATAAGCATCAACATAATAACAACCCTAAACATCCCTGTAACAACAGCGATAGCCACGGTTCTTCCTCACGGATGGCTTGAATTCACGGCAATAGCCTATTGGACGAATGCTATACGCAAAGCCACGCAAAACGATAACCCGCCAAAAACAATTGATACTCCAACATTCCGGGATTACCTTAAAGTCTTAACGCAACCCAAACAATTTGTAACTCTAGTCAAAACTGATGTGCAAGTTTCATTCGAAACAACCAAACTTTCGTTCAAAACCCTCTGTAAAAACCTCAAAAAAGCCTACATAACCACACTAATCCTAATCGCAACAGCAGCCCTGATAGAAACTTACATAACACCTAACATAATGTTTCTTGTCAGTAACCTTTAA
- a CDS encoding MBL fold metallo-hydrolase, giving the protein MSGFRIVFLGTGGGRFATITQKRRTAGIRLLSDNFNVHLDPGPGALVHSWSLSLDPREIDGVLVSHAHPDHYTDAEVLVEAMTGGTTRRRGVLAASKSVLRGGEMAEVAISKYHQSLPERVVEVVAGTEFEVGGVKIVGVEARHSDVDTVGFRFETCVGSIGYTSDTEFFEGVERYYKDLRVLILCVLRPSGEPWQGHMTTDDAIKIVSAIRPGFVVLTHFGMKMIFRGSAGEAKRVEEETGVEAVAARDGLELLVNEEVVIGKAENSEKMRRIGCCS; this is encoded by the coding sequence TTGAGCGGTTTTAGAATTGTATTTTTAGGCACAGGCGGCGGAAGGTTTGCCACTATCACGCAGAAGCGGCGGACTGCTGGAATTCGGTTGTTGAGTGACAATTTTAATGTGCATTTAGACCCTGGACCGGGGGCGCTTGTGCATTCTTGGAGTTTGAGTTTGGATCCGCGAGAAATTGATGGAGTTTTAGTCTCACACGCTCATCCTGATCATTATACTGACGCTGAGGTTTTAGTTGAGGCGATGACAGGGGGAACTACTAGGCGACGGGGTGTTTTAGCGGCTTCTAAGAGTGTGCTTAGGGGTGGTGAAATGGCTGAGGTGGCGATTTCTAAGTATCATCAAAGTTTACCTGAGCGTGTGGTGGAAGTTGTGGCTGGGACGGAGTTTGAGGTTGGGGGTGTGAAGATTGTGGGGGTTGAGGCGAGGCATTCGGATGTGGATACGGTTGGTTTTCGTTTTGAAACGTGTGTAGGCAGCATTGGGTATACAAGTGATACTGAGTTTTTTGAAGGGGTCGAACGTTATTATAAAGATTTGCGGGTGTTGATCTTGTGTGTTTTGCGGCCGAGTGGGGAACCGTGGCAGGGTCATATGACTACTGATGATGCGATAAAGATTGTGAGTGCTATTAGGCCGGGGTTTGTGGTGTTGACGCATTTTGGGATGAAGATGATTTTTCGTGGTTCTGCTGGAGAGGCGAAGCGGGTGGAGGAGGAGACAGGTGTAGAAGCGGTGGCGGCAAGGGATGGTTTGGAGTTGTTGGTGAATGAAGAGGTTGTAATAGGGAAGGCGGAAAATAGTGAGAAGATGAGGCGGATTGGATGCTGTTCTTAG
- the pyrH gene encoding UMP kinase, with protein MLIVIRVGGSVIASPINLKLINQYVELLKRLRRNGYKIITVVGGGTLAREFIETASQLGLNEEAQDWLAIHISRLYALLFKLKLDKNGTEDVPTSISEAVEALEEDKIVVMGGLKPRMTTDTVAAHIAQKTKAQLLVKATDQDGIYNKDPRKHKDAKKLDKTTYHDLTQLFEQSRHKAGIHQILDPVAVKILQKTSIKTIIVNGYDPKNIQHAIEGKEIGTTIME; from the coding sequence ATGCTCATAGTCATACGCGTCGGCGGCTCAGTCATAGCTTCTCCCATAAACCTAAAACTCATAAACCAGTACGTAGAACTCCTCAAAAGACTCCGAAGAAACGGCTACAAAATCATAACGGTCGTCGGCGGCGGCACCCTAGCACGAGAATTCATTGAAACAGCCAGCCAACTAGGCTTAAACGAAGAAGCGCAAGACTGGCTTGCCATCCACATCTCACGCCTCTACGCTCTGCTTTTCAAACTGAAACTGGACAAAAACGGAACAGAAGACGTACCTACTTCCATAAGTGAAGCTGTTGAAGCCTTAGAAGAAGATAAGATTGTGGTGATGGGCGGACTGAAACCAAGAATGACAACAGACACAGTTGCTGCACACATCGCCCAAAAAACAAAAGCACAATTACTTGTGAAAGCTACAGATCAAGACGGTATCTACAACAAAGACCCGAGAAAACACAAAGACGCAAAAAAGCTAGACAAAACAACATATCACGATCTAACACAACTTTTTGAACAAAGCCGCCACAAAGCAGGAATACACCAAATCCTCGATCCAGTAGCCGTCAAAATCCTACAGAAAACCAGCATCAAAACAATCATAGTAAATGGCTACGACCCCAAAAACATCCAACACGCCATCGAAGGCAAGGAAATTGGCACCACAATCATGGAATAA